The following are encoded together in the Bos javanicus breed banteng chromosome X, ARS-OSU_banteng_1.0, whole genome shotgun sequence genome:
- the HCFC1 gene encoding host cell factor 1 isoform X6: MASAVSPANSPAVLLQPRWKRVVGWSGPVPRPRHGHRAVAIKELIVVFGGGNEGIVDELHVYNTATNQWFIPAVRGDIPPGCAAYGFVCDGTRLLVFGGMVEYGKYSNDLYELQASRWEWKRLKAKTPKNGPPPCPRLGHSFSLVGNKCYLFGGLANDSEDPKNNIPRYLNDLYILELRPGSGVVAWDIPITYGVLPPPRESHTAVVYTEKDNKKSKLVIYGGMSGCRLGDLWTLDIETLTWNKPSLSGVAPLPRSLHSATTIGNKMYVFGGWVPLVMDDVKVATHEKEWKCTNTLACLNLDTMAWETILMDTLEDNIPRARAGHCAVAINTRLYIWSGRDGYRKAWNNQVCCKDLWYLETEKPPPPARVQLVRANTNSLEVSWGAVATADSYLLQLQKYDIPATAATATSPTPNPVPSVPANPPKSPAPAAAAPAVQPLTQVGITLLPQAAAAPPTTTTIQVLPTVPGSSISVPAAARTQGVPAVLKVTGPQATTGTPLVTMRPASQAGKAPVTVTSLPAGVRMVVPTQSAQGTVIGSSPQMSGMAALAAAAAATQKIPPSSAPTVLSVPAGTTIVKTVAVTPGTTTLPATVKVASSPVMVSNPATRMLKTAAAQVGTSVSSAANTSTRPIITVHKSGTVTVAQQAQVVTTVVGGVTKTITLVKSPISVPGGSALISNLGKVMSVVQTKPVQTSAVTGQASTGPVTQIIQTKGPLPAGTILKLVTSADGKPTTIITTTQASGAGTKPTILGISSVSPSTTKPGTTTIIKTIPMSAIITQAGATGVTSSAGIKSPITIITTKVMTSGTGAPAKIITAVPKIATGHGQQGVTQVVLKGAPGQPGTILRTVPMGGVRLVTPVTVSAVKPAVTTLVVKGTTGVTTLGTVTGTVSTSLAGAGGHSTSASLATPITTLGTIATLSSQVINPTAITVSAAQTTLTAAAGLTTPTITMQPVSQPTQVTLITAPSGVEAQPVHDLPVSILASPTTEQPTATVTIADSGQGDVQPGTVTLVCSNPPCETHETGTTNTATTTVVANLGGHPQPTQVQFVCDRQEATAALVTSTVGQPNGSVVRVCSNPPCETHETGTTSTATTAMSGIGGGPRRDIRLACAATTIPTVVRVSVTAGASEGAQVSIKPACQTRQTSATSTTMTVMATGAPCSAGPLLRPSVALEAAGRGATLLQLGPLSAQVRPGGEERSLAGLGPLVSVGRQLEVHHTHTTNTPTVARSAMGAGEPHELLGAPTLVYESSASASVTAAALEALLCPSAAVTQVCSNPPCETHETGTTHTPTTATSGGAAGQPEGGQQPPASRPCETHQTASTGTTMSVSLGALLPDAAPSHRTLESSLEVAVPPAVAPQAGASLLTPFPTQRVCSNPPCETHETGTTHTATTVTSNMSSNQDPPPPAGDQGEVESTQGDSVNIASSSPITTTVSSTLTRAVTTVTQSTPVPGPSVPKISSVTETAPGALTTEVPIPATITVTIANTETSDMPFSAVDILQPPEELQASPGPRQQLPPRQLLQPASAPLVGDSAEVLSASQSPELQAAVDLSSTGDPSSGQEPASSAVVATVVVQPPPPTQSEVDQLSLPQELMAEAQAGTTTLMVTGLTPEELAVTAAAEAAAQAAATEEAQALAIQAVLQAAQQAVMGTGEPMDTSEAAAAVTQAELSHLSAEGQEGQATTIPIVLTQQELAALVQQQQLQEAQAQQQQHHLPTEALAPADSLNDPTIESNCLNELAGAVPSTVSLLPPTATESLAPSNTFVAPQPVVVASPAKLQAAATLTEVANGIESLGVKPDLPPPPSKAPVKKENQWFDVGVIKGTNVMVTHYFLPPEDAVPTDDDSGTVPDYNQLKKQELQPGTAYKFRVAGINACGRGPFSEISAFKTCLPGFPGAPCAIKISKSPDGAHLTWEPPSVTSGKIIEYSVYLAIQSAQAGGETKSSTPAQLAFMRVYCGPSPSCLVQSSSLSNAHIDYTTKPAIIFRIAARNEKGYGPATQVRWLQETSKDSSGAKPASKRPMSSPEMKSAPKKSKADGQ; encoded by the exons ATGGCTTCGGCCGTGTCACCCGCCAACTCGCCAGCGGTGCTCTTGCAGCCCCGCTGGAAGCGAGTGGTGGGCTGGTCGGGTCCAGTGCCCCGGCCCCGCCACGGCCACCGCGCCGTGGCCATCAAGGAGCTCATCGTGGTGTTTGGCGGCGGCAACGAGGGGATAGTGGACGAGCTGCACGTGTACAACACGG CGACCAACCAGTGGTTCATCCCAGCTGTGAGAGGGGACATTCCTCCTGGGTGTGCAGCCTATGGCTTCGTGTGCGATGGGACACGCCTGCTCGTGTTTGGAGGGATGGTGGAATACGGGAAGTACAGCAACGACCTCTACGAGCTCCAG GCAAGCCGGTGGGAATGGAAGAGACTGAAAGCAAAGACGCCCAAAAATGGGCCACCTCCGTGTCCTCGGCTTGGGCACAGCTTCTCCCTTGTGGGCAACAAGTGTTACCTGTTTGGGGGTCTGGCCAATGATAGCGAGGACCCCAAGAATAACATTCCGAG GTACCTGAATGACTTATACATCCTGGAACTGCGGCCGGGCTCTGGAGTGGTAGCCTGGGACATTCCCATCACTTACGGtgtcctgcccccaccccgagAGTCTCACACTGCAGTGGTCTACACTGAGAAAGACAACAAGAAGTCCAAACTGGTGATCTATGGAGGGATGAGTGGCTGCAGGCTGGGGGACCTCTGGACCTTGGATATCG AGACTTTGACATGGAATAAGCCCAGCCTCAGCGGGGTGGCACCTCTTCCTCGAAGTCTCCACTCGGCCACGACCATAGGAAACAA AATGTACGTGTTTGGTGGCTGGGTGCCTCTCGTCATGGATGACGTCAAAGTGGCCACACACGAGAAGGAGTGGAAGTGTACCAACACTCTGGCTTGTCTCAACCTGG ATACCATGGCTTGGGAGACCATCCTGATGGATACGCTGGAAGACAATATTCCCCGGGCCCGTGCTGGCCACTGTGCGGTAGCCATCAATACCCGCCTTTACATTTGGAGTGGGCGTGACGGCTACCGAAAGGCCTGGAATAACCAGGTCTGCTGCAAGGACCTCTGGTACCTGGAAACGG AGAAGCCGCCACCTCCAGCCCGGGTACAGCTGGTGCGAGCCAACACTAACTCCCTGGAGGTGAGCTGGGGGGCCGTGGCAACAGCCGACAGTTACCTTCTGCAGCTCCAGAAATATGACATTCCTGCCACGGCTGCCACTGCCACCTCCCCCACACCCAATCCAGTCCCGTCTGTGCCTGCCAATCCTCCCAAGAGCCCTGCCCCAGCAGCAGCCGCACCTGCCGTGCAGCCGCTGACCCAAGTAGGCATCACGCTCCTGCCCCAGGCTGCTGCCGCGCCCccgaccaccaccaccatccaggTCTTGCCGACGGTGCCTGGCAGCTCAATCTCCGTGCCCGCCGCAGCCAGGACTCAAG GTGTCCCGGCTGTGCTGAAAGTGACTGGTCCTCAGGCTACCACGGGAACCCCGTTGGTCACCATGCGACCTGCCAGCCAGGCTGGGAAAGCCCCCGTGACTGTGACCTCCCTTCCCGCAGGCGTGCGGATGGTTGTGCCTACACAGAGCGCCCAGGGGACA GTCATTGGCAGCAGCCCGCAGATGAGTGGCATGGCTGCATTGGCAGCCGCGGCTGCTGCCACCCAGAAGATCCCTCCTTCCTCGGCACCCACGGTCCTGAGTGTCCCGGCTGGCACCACTATCGTCAAAACCGTGGCCGTGACGCCGGGCACCACCACGCTCCCAGCCACTGTGAAGGTGGCCTCCTCACCAGTCATG GTGAGCAACCCAGCCACTCGCATGCTGAAGACTGCAGCTGCCCAGGTGGGGACTTCCGTCTCTTCTGCCGCCAACACATCTACCCGTCCCATCATCACCGTACACAAGTCCGGAACCGTGACAGTGGCCCAGCAAGCCCAGGTGGTGACCACAGTGGTGGGTGGGGTTACCAAGACCATCACCCTGGTGAAGAGCCCCATCTCGGTCCCAGGAGGCAGTGCTCTG ATTTCCAatctgggcaaagtaatgtcagtGGTCCAGACCAAACCGGTTCAGACTTCGGCAGTCACAGGCCAGGCATCTACAGGCCCGGTGACTCAGATCATCCAG ACCAAAGGACCCTTGCCAGCCGGGACCATCCTGAAGCTGGTGACGTCTGCAGATGGCAAGCCCACTACCATCATCACAACCACACAGGCCAGCGGGGCAGGGACTAAGCCTACCATCCTGGGCATCAGCAGTGTGTCCCCCAGCACCACCAAGCCCGGCACCACCACTAtcattaagaccatccccatgtcGGCCATCATCACACAGGCGGGCGCCACGG GCGTGACTAGCAGTGCCGGCATCAAGTCACCCATCACCATTATCACCACCAAGGTGATGACTTCTGGAACTGGAGCCCCCGCCAAAATCATCACGGCTGTTCCCAAAATCGCTACGGGTCACGGGCAGCAAGGAGTGACCCAG gtggtgctgaaGGGCGCACCTGGCCAGCCAGGCACCATCCTCCGCACCGTGCCTATGGGGGGCGTCCGCCTGGTCACCCCTGTTACCGTCTCTGCTGTCAAGCCTGCTGTCACCACACTGGTTGTCAAGGGCACCACAG GCGTCACGACCCTGGGCACGGTGACAGGCACCGTCTCCACCAGCCTGGCCGGAGCCGGGGGCCATAGCACCAGCGCCTCACTGGCCACACCCATCACCACGTTGGGCACCATCGCCACCCTCTCAAGCCAGGTGATCAACCCCACTGCCATCACTGTGTCTGCGGCGCAGACGACGCTGACAGCGGCCGCTGGGCTTACCACACCCACCATAACCATGCAG CCTGTCTCCCAGCCTACCCAGGTGACTCTGATAACGGCCCCCAGCGGGGTGGAGGCCCAGCCTGTGCACGACCTCCCAGTGTCCATTCTGGCCTCCCCTACTACAGAACAGCCCACGGCCACGGTCACCATCGCTGATTCGGGCCAGGGTGATGTGCAGCCCGGCACCGTGACCCTGGTGTGCTCCAACCCGCCGTGCGAAACCCACGAGACGGGCACCACCAATACAGCCACCACCACCGTCGTCGCTAATCTGGGGGGGCACCCCCAGCCCACCCAAGTGCAGTTTGTCTGCGACAGACAGGAGGCCACTGCTGCTCTCGTGACCTCCACGGTGGGCCAGCCGAATGGCAGTGTAGTTCGTGTCTGCTCCAACCCGCCGTGTGAAACCCACGAGACCGGCACCACCAGTACAGCTACCACCGCCATGTCTGGCATCGGAGGCGGGCCGCGGCGAGACATCCGGCTCGCCTGCGCGGCCACCACCATTCCCACCGTGGTCCGGGTCAGCGTGACTGCCGGGGCGTCAGAGGGAGCTCAGGTTTCCATCAAGCCCGCATGCCAAACCCGTCAGACCAGTGCAACCAGCACCACCATGACTGTGATGGCCACCGGGGCCCCGTGCTCGGCTGGCCCACTCCTCAGACCAAGCGTGGCCCTCGAGGCCGCTGGCCGCGGTGCCACTCTCTTGCAGCTGGGGCCACTGAGTGCCCAAGTCAGGCCCGGTGGCGAGGAAAGGTCCCTTGCCGGCCTGGGCCCGCTGGTGTCTGTGGGGCGCCAGCTGGAAGTGCATCACACGCACACGACCAACACGCCCACTGTGGCCCGCTCCGCCATGGGTGCCGGGGAGCCCCACGAGCTGCTGGGGGCCCCCACACTTGTGTACGAGAGCTCAGCCAGCGCCTCTGTGACTGCCGCGGCCCTGGAGGCACTGCTGTGCCCCTCGGCCGCCGTGACCCAGGTCTGCTCCAACCCCCCGTGTGAGACCCACGAGACGGGCAccacccacacacccaccacGGCCACATCCGGAGGGGCTGCAGGCCAGCCAGAGGGCGGGCAGCAGCCTCCTGCCAGCCGGCCCTGTGAGACGCACCAGACCGCTTCCACTGGCACGACCATGTCCGTCAGCTTGGGCGCCCTGCTCCCGGATGCCGCCCCCTCCCACAGGACCCTGGAGTCCAGCCTGGAGGTGGCAGTGCCACCCGCAGTCGCCCCTCAGGCCGGTGCTTCGTTGCTCACTCCTTTCCCGACGCAAAGGGTATGCTCCAACCCGCCCTGTGAGACGCATGAGACAGGCACTACGCACACGGCCACCACTGTCACCTCCAACATGAGTTCCAACCAAG ACCCCCCACCGCCTGCCGGCGACCAGGGAGAGGTGGAGAGCACCCAGGGCGACAGTGTGAATATCGCCAGTTCCAGTCCCATCACGACAACAGTGTCCTCCACGCTGACGCGGGCCGTGACCACCGTGACACAGTCCACGCCAGTCCCAGGCCCTTCGGTGCCG AAGATCTCATCTGTGACTGAGACTGCCCCAGGGGCTCTGACCACCGAAGTCCCCATCCCGGCCACGATTACAGTGACCATAGCCAACACAGAAACTTCTGACATGCCCTTCTCTGCTGTTGACATCCTGCAGCCCCCAGAGGAGCTCCAGGCCTCTCCAGGGCCACGCCAGCAGCTTCCACCACGGCAGCTCCTGCAGCCTGCCTCCGCGCCCTTGGTGGGGGACTCCGCCGAGGTCCTGTCAGCCTCCCAGAGCCCTGAGCTCCAGGCCGCCGTGGATCTGAGCAGTACAGGGGACCCGTCTTCAGGCCAGGAGCCTGCCAGCTCGGCTGTGGTGGCCACCGTGGTGGTCCAGCCACCGCCGCCCACCCAGTCCGAAGTAGACCAGTTGTCCCTCCCCCAAGAGCTGATGGCCGAAGCCCAGGCGGGCACCACCACCCTCATGGTGACAGGGCTCACCCCAGAGGAGCTggcagtgactgctgctgctgaagcGGCCGCGCAGGCTGCAGCCACAGAGGAGGCCCAGGCCCTGGCCATACAGGCCGTGCTCCAGGCCGCACAGCAGGCTGTCATGG GCACCGGGGAGCCCATGGATACTTCAGAGGCGGCCGCAGCGGTGACACAGGCAGAGTTGAGCCACCTGTCGGCCGAGGGCCAGGAAGGCCAGGCGACCACTATCCCCATCGTGCTGACACAGCAGGAGCTGGCTGCCCtggtccagcagcagcagctccaggaagcacaggcccagcagcagcagcaccacctgcCCACGGAAGCACTGGCCCCGGCTGACAGCCTCAATGACCCGACCATCGAGAGCAACTGCCTCAATGAGCTGGCCGGGGCTGTGCCCAGCACCGTGAGCCTGCTGCCCCCCACGGCCACTGAGA GCCTGGCCCCGTCCAACACATTTGTGGCCCCCCAGCCGGTCGTTGTGGCCAGCCCCGCGAAGCTGCAGGCCGCAGCCACCCTGACGGAAGTGGCCAATGGCATTGAGTCCCTGGGTGTG AAGCCAGACCTGCCACCGCCACCTAGCAAAGCCCCTGTAAAGAAGGAGAACCAGTGGTTTGACGTGGGGGTCATTAAGGGTACCAATGTGATGGTGACACACTATTTCCTGCCACCCGAAGATGCTGTCCCGACTGAT GATGACTCGGGCACCGTGCCCGACTACAACCAGCTAAAGAAGCAGGAGCTGCAGCCAGGCACTGCCTATAAGTTCCGCGTCGCCGGGATCAATGCCTGCGGCCGGGGGCCCTTCAGTGAGATCTCAGCCTTTAAAACGTGTCTGCCTGGCTTCCCAGGGGCCCCGTGTGCCATTAAAATCAGCAAA AGTCCAGACGGTGCTCACCTCACCTGGGAGCCACCCTCTGTGACCTCCGGCAAGATCATCGAGTACTCAGTGTACCTGGCCATCCAGAGCGCGCAGGCCGGTGGTGAGACCAAGAGCTCGACCCCGGCGCAGCTGGCCTTCATGCGGGTGTACTGCGGGCCCAGCCCCTCCTGCCTCGTGCAGTCCTCCAGCCTCTCCAACGCCCACATCGACTACACCACCAAGCCCGCCATCATCTTCCGCATTGCTGCCCGCAATGAGAAGGGCTACGGCCCAGCCACCCAAGTCAGGTGGTTGCaag AAACCAGTAAAGACAGCTCTGGCGCCAAGCCGGCCAGCAAGCGGCCCATGTCGTCTCCAGAAAT GAAATCCGCGCCAAAGAAATCGAAGGCAGACGGTCAGTGA